A part of Melittangium boletus DSM 14713 genomic DNA contains:
- a CDS encoding glycosyl transferase family 39 encodes MRRTAVGGEGCGKYPRRPPMVLSSASRKILFILLALVALVPSLRLKHYAGPNLYGMQAQAWLEGRWDVPGPVEDLSLYGERYYVAFPPFPSVVLLPVVALTGHERVPYRAVALAVAGFAAWIAWRVLRRLDIPEADRPWLVAALLAGTAFWYCVVQSEAVWFFAHVVAVTCSLLALEEALGPARGARAGLWAGLAFLSRQLCVYLVPFIALVVWWRHAEAGRRRQVREGVLALALAGVCGGVYLLLNALRFGDPFNTGYAGMPLSEFLAERVARYGLFHPAYVPFNFFHMFLEGPHFEFGGPRKLAPLGIDGMGTSLTLASPFLFVALAARPERPLRWAAWGMVGLSLVHMLHYYNNGWVQLNAQRFSLDFLPVLWVLMALGTRHVEARWWKGLVAWSIGLNVLVLSLLPELVHAWRRL; translated from the coding sequence GTGCGTCGGACGGCGGTGGGCGGCGAGGGCTGTGGTAAGTACCCGCGCCGCCCGCCCATGGTTCTCTCGTCCGCCTCGCGCAAAATCCTCTTCATCCTCCTGGCCCTGGTCGCGCTCGTCCCGAGCCTGCGTTTGAAGCACTACGCCGGGCCCAACCTCTACGGCATGCAGGCCCAGGCCTGGTTGGAGGGACGGTGGGATGTGCCGGGGCCCGTGGAGGACCTGAGCTTGTATGGGGAGCGCTACTACGTGGCCTTCCCCCCGTTCCCCTCGGTGGTGCTGTTGCCCGTGGTGGCGCTCACCGGGCATGAGCGCGTGCCCTATCGTGCCGTGGCGTTGGCGGTGGCCGGATTCGCGGCATGGATCGCCTGGCGGGTGTTGCGGCGGTTGGACATCCCCGAGGCGGATCGCCCCTGGCTGGTGGCGGCGCTGCTGGCGGGGACGGCCTTCTGGTACTGCGTGGTGCAGAGCGAGGCCGTGTGGTTCTTCGCGCACGTGGTGGCGGTGACGTGCTCGCTGCTGGCGCTGGAGGAGGCCCTGGGTCCGGCCCGGGGGGCGAGGGCGGGGCTGTGGGCGGGACTGGCCTTCCTGTCCCGCCAGTTGTGCGTCTACCTCGTCCCCTTCATCGCGCTGGTGGTGTGGTGGCGTCATGCGGAGGCCGGCCGCCGGCGGCAGGTGCGCGAGGGCGTGCTGGCGCTCGCGCTGGCGGGGGTTTGTGGCGGGGTGTACCTGCTGCTCAACGCCCTGCGCTTCGGGGACCCCTTCAACACCGGCTACGCGGGCATGCCCCTGAGCGAGTTCCTGGCCGAGCGCGTGGCGCGCTACGGCCTGTTCCATCCCGCGTACGTGCCCTTCAATTTCTTCCACATGTTCCTGGAAGGGCCGCACTTCGAGTTCGGGGGACCCCGGAAGCTGGCGCCCCTGGGCATCGACGGCATGGGCACGTCACTCACCCTGGCCAGTCCCTTCCTCTTCGTGGCCCTGGCGGCGAGGCCCGAGCGGCCCTTGCGGTGGGCGGCCTGGGGCATGGTGGGCCTGTCGCTCGTCCACATGCTGCACTACTACAACAACGGGTGGGTGCAGCTGAACGCGCAGCGCTTCAGTCTGGATTTCCTGCCGGTGCTGTGGGTGCTCATGGCATTGGGCACCCGGCATGTGGAAGCGCGTTGGTGGAAGGGATTGGTGGCCTGGTCCATCGGGCTCAACGTGCTCGTCTTGTCGCTGCTGCCCGAGCTCGTCCACGCCTGGCGCCGGCTGTGA
- a CDS encoding sensor histidine kinase, whose amino-acid sequence MNEGSLVRATLKALFLPRRLLPIVLICVPLVAAQVRFSEGEPMAAPLALLLCVLCVTVAPVSYRVLFPEGLDLSHGGIRLLLYATVGVGVVLSGGAVVPKVLDLGPTFLTDRYSLAVCAALFLVGGWGLGRDIGFEESLALERARAARLALEAEQAQLLALRSHLDPHFLFNTLNAIAEWCQTDGAVAEAAVLRLSAMLRSVLAGVRAATWPLERELELVRTLFDLHLLRDPDLFQLSLDVDAGLESFPVPPLVLLPLAENAVKHGPAAGHRGAIHLTVRAREDTLVFTLENPGASQGPREGSSGLPTVERRLALAYAGGASLMLSSENARTRVTVTLPRARPVTGLVT is encoded by the coding sequence ATGAACGAAGGCTCCCTGGTCCGCGCCACGCTCAAGGCGCTCTTCCTGCCCCGGCGGCTGCTGCCCATCGTCCTCATCTGCGTGCCGCTGGTGGCCGCCCAGGTGCGCTTCAGCGAGGGCGAGCCGATGGCCGCCCCCCTGGCCCTGCTGTTGTGCGTGCTCTGCGTGACCGTGGCCCCCGTGTCCTACCGCGTCCTCTTCCCCGAGGGCCTGGATTTGAGCCACGGCGGCATCCGCCTGCTGCTCTACGCCACCGTGGGCGTGGGCGTCGTGCTGTCCGGGGGCGCCGTGGTGCCCAAGGTGCTGGACCTCGGGCCCACCTTCCTCACGGATCGCTACAGCCTCGCCGTCTGCGCGGCGCTCTTCCTCGTGGGCGGCTGGGGCCTGGGCCGCGACATCGGCTTCGAGGAGAGCCTCGCCCTCGAGCGTGCCCGCGCCGCCCGGCTCGCGCTGGAGGCCGAACAGGCGCAGCTGCTCGCCCTGCGCAGCCACCTGGATCCGCACTTCCTCTTCAACACCCTCAACGCCATCGCCGAGTGGTGTCAGACGGACGGCGCCGTGGCCGAGGCCGCCGTGTTGCGGCTGTCCGCGATGCTGCGCAGCGTGCTCGCCGGGGTGCGCGCCGCCACCTGGCCCCTGGAGCGCGAGCTGGAGCTGGTGCGCACCCTCTTCGATCTGCACCTGCTGCGCGACCCAGACCTCTTCCAGCTCTCCCTGGACGTGGACGCGGGCCTGGAGTCCTTTCCCGTGCCGCCGCTCGTGCTGCTACCGCTCGCGGAGAACGCGGTGAAGCACGGGCCCGCGGCGGGACACCGGGGGGCCATCCACCTCACCGTGCGGGCGCGGGAGGACACCCTCGTCTTCACCCTGGAGAATCCCGGCGCCTCCCAAGGCCCCCGCGAGGGCAGCAGCGGCCTGCCCACCGTGGAGCGGCGGCTCGCGCTCGCCTACGCGGGCGGAGCGAGCCTGATGTTGAGCAGCGAGAACGCCCGTACCCGCGTCACCGTCACCCTGCCCCGCGCGAGACCCGTCACGGGCCTCGTCACGTGA
- the hemG gene encoding protoporphyrinogen oxidase has protein sequence MRVVVVGGGISGLVLAQGLHARGTDVTLLEAAARPGGNIQTHRRDGFITEAGPNSFLDREPTLRALAARLGIEERIRTADPAAKRRYLYTGGRLRALPQSPPALLRSDVLPWSAKLRMLGEPLTPPAPGGDESLADFGRRHVGRAATRVLVDAMQTGIYAGDMESLSVAACFPQVAALEKRHRSLLVGMVRARKEKRAAPPPPEGTPSTTGAVASFDGGLGVLVDALAQALGPVLHTGARVVGLRREGPGWRVTVEEAGRREEREADRVVLAVPAHTAAELVRPLDAPLADRLAGIVYAPMAVVHLGFAPGTVPPPDGFGFLVPAAERRRVLGVIHVSSTFPWRTEGGRILYTCLIGGATRPDLVELDEAALVTLAKEELRLMAGVTAEPVFTEAVRWKRGIPQYNRGHLERLAAIDAALAHLPGLSLTGNAYRGVGLTDCVRDATARVDALTR, from the coding sequence ATGCGCGTCGTCGTCGTTGGAGGCGGAATCAGTGGCCTGGTGCTCGCGCAGGGGCTTCACGCGCGGGGCACCGACGTGACGCTGTTGGAGGCGGCGGCGCGTCCGGGCGGCAACATCCAGACCCACCGCCGGGACGGCTTCATCACCGAGGCCGGCCCCAACAGCTTCCTGGACCGGGAGCCCACGCTGCGCGCGCTCGCGGCCCGTCTGGGCATCGAGGAGCGCATCCGGACGGCGGACCCCGCGGCGAAGCGGCGCTACCTCTATACGGGGGGACGGCTGAGGGCCCTGCCCCAGTCGCCCCCGGCCCTGCTGCGCTCGGATGTGCTGCCCTGGAGCGCGAAGCTGCGCATGCTCGGCGAGCCCCTCACGCCCCCGGCCCCGGGAGGCGATGAGTCCCTGGCCGACTTCGGACGGCGGCATGTGGGCCGGGCCGCGACGCGGGTGCTGGTGGACGCGATGCAGACGGGCATCTACGCGGGCGACATGGAGTCACTGAGCGTGGCGGCGTGCTTCCCCCAGGTGGCGGCCCTGGAGAAGCGGCACCGCAGCCTGCTCGTGGGCATGGTGCGCGCCCGGAAGGAGAAACGCGCGGCGCCCCCACCTCCCGAGGGAACACCGAGCACCACGGGCGCCGTCGCCTCCTTCGATGGCGGCCTGGGGGTGCTGGTGGACGCGCTCGCCCAGGCGCTCGGCCCGGTGCTCCACACGGGGGCCCGGGTGGTGGGGCTGCGGCGCGAGGGCCCCGGCTGGCGGGTCACGGTGGAGGAAGCGGGTCGGCGCGAGGAAAGGGAGGCGGACCGGGTGGTGCTGGCGGTGCCCGCGCACACGGCGGCGGAGCTCGTGCGGCCCCTGGACGCGCCGCTCGCGGACCGCCTGGCGGGCATCGTCTACGCGCCCATGGCGGTGGTGCACCTGGGCTTCGCGCCGGGCACGGTGCCTCCACCGGACGGCTTCGGCTTCCTGGTGCCCGCGGCCGAGCGGCGGCGCGTGCTCGGCGTCATCCACGTCTCGTCCACCTTCCCCTGGCGCACCGAGGGCGGCCGCATCCTCTATACGTGCCTCATTGGAGGCGCGACCCGGCCGGACCTGGTGGAGCTGGACGAGGCGGCACTGGTGACGCTCGCGAAAGAGGAGCTGAGGCTCATGGCGGGCGTGACGGCCGAGCCCGTCTTCACCGAGGCCGTCCGCTGGAAGCGGGGCATTCCCCAGTACAACCGAGGACACCTGGAGCGGCTGGCGGCCATCGACGCGGCCCTGGCCCACCTGCCCGGACTGTCCCTCACCGGCAACGCCTACCGGGGCGTGGGCCTCACCGACTGCGTCCGGGACGCCACCGCGCGGGTGGACGCGCTCACGCGCTGA